CTCACCGCACAGACAAAGCAAGTGTCATGCCAGCTGAACCCCAGCGCCTCCAGGAACCGGTCCCCAGCATCGATCTTGAAGTCACAGCCGCGGCACTTGGTGCCAAACATCTTCTCATAGtctgtgaggaaaggcagagccCAGGTCAGCACTTCCAGGCACTACAGCTACTCATCTCAGCAGAGTAGGGCTGCAGCTCAGCCGGGAtcccacaggcacagcctggggacaacTCTGCCAGCCCCCATCCAGGTGAGGTAATGCCCAGACAGCTGGGAGAGGCACAGGGTGGCCCGGCCACCACAGGGCTCCAGCGGGAGGAGGAGAACCTCATCTCCCAGGATGCAGCACTCACTTTGATGTACATCCTCCCTCATTGCCATGGCAACATAGGAGCAATGGCACTACCCTGCAGCTAGGGAGAACCAGGATGgagggctcagggctgtgggatTGGGGTCTCTGTGCTTCCCACTGCCCAGggagagccctgcagagcaggctctgcccccagccttGTGTGCAGCTTCTGAGTCCCAGTGGTGCCCCAGGGCCACATGAGGTGACACATGGGGTCCCTGGGTCCTACCTCTCTCACAGTAGGGCTGTCCCTCCTCCATGTAGAAGGCTCGGTTGCGGATGGGAGTTTTGCAGGCGTTGCAGGTGAAGCACTGCACGTGCCAGGTCATCTTCAGTGCATGCATCACCTCCTGGAGAGGAGCCATTGTCAGCCAAGGGCAGGGGCACCAAGGGTGGGAAGGGACAAGGAATCCCAAGATGGGACCATGGTGGGAAGTGACAGAGCCAGGCACTCACAGCAGAGGGCAAGGACAGGAGATGGAAGGCAGGCTGAGGGACACTCACCCCAGTGATCTTCTTCTTGCACTTGGCACAGCTGGGTGCGTAGCGCGTGTCGTAGCACTTGGGGCAGAAGATGGAGCCTTTCTCCTCAAAGAAACCACCCTCATCCAGCACCTTCCTGCACTGGCAGCAGGTGAACTCCTCGGGGTGGTAATAATGTCCCAGCGCCACGAGGTACCGTCCCCTGTGGCAGGACAGAGCCACGTCAGCCACGCCGGGGCCCGGGACGCTGGCGTGGCGGTGGTGGCGGCCAGGGCTCACCTGATGACCTTGTTGCACTTGTAGCAGAGCGGGGTGCGGCCGGGCCCCTCGGGGGCTTGCTGGGCCGCCTGCACGATGGAGCTGCGGTTCTGCATGGGGGTCGGTGTGGCTGGCTGGCTGTGCTTGCTCACCACCGTGCTCGTCTTGTCCGGGGCGTAGCGCTCGGCAAACGAGGGGTCCACAGCCCAGGGTGGGcggctggtggggctgggggtggcactgggggtcctgggggctGCATATACACACAAGACTTAAGGACAATGCTCCTGATCCCTCGGCAGCCCCTCCCCAAAAAGCCCCAAGGTGTTTTGCTCACCCAGTCCTGGTTCAGTTTTCATTGTTGCTCCTGGGGAAGGGTCCGGCACGGATACCTGGCTACAGAACAAGCAGTTaatccagcctgccctgcttGCCCCCACTGCCCGGGGGTGCAGGCAGGGCTCCCCACCCCAACAAGCAGGAGAGAACTGGCCAAGCCCTCATTCCCAGCAGTAGCTGGTTTAGTGATGAGGTACTGAGCCAAGGGCCTTCAGTCCTGCCAAGACACAGCCCCCCCCAGGGTCTCTGGTACCTACTGGGGTGGTCTGGGGAGCGGCAGGAGGGAGGGTTCTGGGCTTCTCCACACTGACCAGGCACCCCAGGGACCACACAGACTTTGGCTGCCTACTAATATGTGATGATCACCCCCAGTCTCATTGGGGTGCAGGGGGAAGTGGACATGATCTGATGCAGGGAGCCCCAGGGTCCAGCTCAGCAGTGATGGGAACAGGCAGGGCAAGCCAGGGCTAGAGAGGCACAGCCCACTGAAAGAGGGGGGACAGGGAAACAGGGAGAGCCAGTGACTCTGTGCCTCTCCAAGACAAACTCAAAAAGGAGATGACAACAAACCAAACTTTTATTTGTATCAGAGTAAACTGGGTAAAGCTCATACCCAAGGGCCATGGCACCAGGGCAGGAGGTGTCACAGTGAGGTAAGGGCAAAAAATGGGGTACTGTCCAGAACCCCAAAGAACAAGAAACAACCCTGACAAGCTGGTGGCATCCatgagctcagctctgcagccccacacCAGGCTTGCAGGACACTGTGCCCCAGGTCCAGTTGCTGCCAAAACATCACAACAACCCAGCGAGATTTGGCCAGTGCCATCAGCTCCCAACCCACTGTTTCTGGGACACCACGGCGCagctcagcattcccagctgaGGGGCAGCAATGCCCAAGGGGTTCCTCCCAGAACATGCAgcccctcagctcctgctgccacacacTCCCCTTACCTGGGCTTCCTAACAAACACATCATCATGATCCTCCACTGAgtgcagcaggaaagaaaggaggaaacaaGTCAGTCCTCACAGACCGAGGCCCGGGCacaagaagagggaaaagggaaaagaggaaaaccaaCCTCTCCTCCCACCAACCCCTGCCCCAAAACAAAGCCCTGCCCGGCCACAGGGCAGACCAAGGCCCCCCAGACCGGTGTCACCACCACGAGACCAcgcacagccccaggcagctcccactgACTCAGCCACCCCACAGGGACCACATGGGACCAAAACCAACACTCCAGTGCCACTCCAGACTCTGCAGGAccctggcagcccagggagaGTCCAGCACCCCCAGTCAGTGCCAGGCCCTGCAGGAACTCACTGCTGCTGTCGGTGCCCGTCAGCTGGGCCAGTCTGCGGAAGGTGCGGGACTGCGAGGTCCCGGTGCGGGGCTGCCAGTCCTCAGCATCCTCTATCAGCCGCAGCTTCCCAGGGTtgcacccaggggtgctggggggctccaggggctgtggggactGTCTGTGAGTGACAGAGGGCAGGAGCTCAgccagcacaaagcacagacCCTGCTCTAGAACAGGGGAGCACTCCAAAAGGTGCCCTGGCACATGGCAACACCTCTGCCAGACACTGGCACTCACCGCTGCTCCACTGTGCCCCAGCTGGACCCACGGGAatccctgtggcagcagaaaaAATGGTGGCACAGCAGTCAGGGGCTGATCCATGGCTCAGCCCATGGTTCCTGTATGCACTCACAACCTCAGAGATACAAGAACCTTATGGAAATGCCAACAGCATTCACTCCTGACCAGCCTTGCAGTGATTCCATCACCCCATATATCGTGCCCCAGGTACAGTGCCTGCCCTGTGACTCCAAAAATGCCCAGCAAAGTGTGGTGTCACCATCCACCCCTACACACTGTGTCCAGCACACTGTGCTGCACATTGCCCTCCCCAGCTTGGtgtcagcagtgcccagcaagTCTTGCCTGCACACCTATTTGGGGGCAAACTGTCTGCCCGGTGGGTGTCCAGGCAGGAACCTCCCAAAGTGAAGGTCAAAGCAGTGGCTGAGCTCTGGCAGTGCCTGTTGTGGGGTGAGCACAGggtgggctctgcagctccaccaccagctcagctctgggagagggaaaggacaaagagagagagaagaacCCACAACAGGGCAAAGAGTTTGCTCAGAGTCATGAGAAGTAGTGATGCTGACGGGAAAtgagccagcagctctcacccagctctgccacaccAGGCTCACAGGACAGTGGGCCCCAGGTGCAAGTGCTACCCAGCACCTCCCAACATCCCACAGCCAGCTTTTCCCAGTGCCATCAGCCTCCTCCACTCCTTGTATGCCCAAAAGGCTAAGGTgcagctcagcatccccagctcagagccagcagtgcccagacaCCTGGGACATGCAGCCTCAGCACATGCTCCCCTTACCTGGGCTTTTTAACAATCTCATCCTCACCATCCTCCACTGAGtgcagcaggagagaaaggGGGAGATGGAGTCAGTCTGCAGTGACTGAtgcccaggaaaagcagaaaaggaaaggaggaaaaacaaccTCCCACTCACCATCCCCTCACCCCATTGCACATCCCTGCTTGGCAAtggggcagagcacagccccagaccagcagcatcaccacgagcccacacacagccctgggcagctcccacagctcacCTGCCCTCAGGGAGTTACTTGGGGCCAAAACCCAAACTCCCAGGTGCTACATCACCCCACTGCCTCTCCCAACTTCTGGTTACCCCAAAACAGTCTGGAtccccagccagcaccaggCCCTGAGGGAACTCACTGCCATCTGTGCCCGTCAGCTGGGCCAGTCTGCGGAAGGAGCGGGACTGGGAGGTCCCGGTGCGGGGCTGCCAGCCCTCAGCATCCTCCAACATCCGCAACTTCCCGGGATCACACCCGGGGGTACTGGGGggctccagaggctgctggggctgcctgtgAGTGACAGAGGGCAGGAACTCAGCACAGGCCCTGCCCAacactgcagcacagggcagtgctTCCAAAGGTGACCTGGCACATGCCAACACCTCGGCCAGATCCTGGCACTCACCGCTGCTCCACTGTGCCCCAGCTGGACCCATGGGAATCCCTGTGACatgggaaaaaacagcagcacaacagTCACTGTTTGACCATCCCTGCCATATGCACCCACAGCCCCATGGAGGCACAAGCCATGTGGAAATACTGACCAGCAGCCTtgcagctgctccacagccaaACGGGACGCAAAACACCAAGGCCAGTTGCTGCCCAGCACCTCCCAACATCTCCAGCAAGGTGTTGTGACTGTCACCAGCCACCCCTACCCAGGTGGGTGCTTGGGGCAGGACCCTCCTGAAGTGACAGAGCAGTGGCTGAGTGCTGGATGTGCTCGTTGTGCAGCTCTGAAAGCACCTCAAGTCAgagagaggggacagagagggagggaagaacccccagcagtgcagagcaccCCCGGAGTGACTGCAAGCAGCGAGGGTGAAGTGGCCGTGGGGGCTGAGCCTGACATGGGCACCTTGTAGTTCCTGCTGATGCCCCTTACCTGGGCTTTTTAACAGGCTCTTCCTCACCATCATCCACTGAGCACACCagaagagaaagagggagaTGGAGTCAGTCTGCGGCAACTGAGGCCCaagcacagcaggaaggaaagggaagggaaaggaaggaaaaacgCCCTCTCCTCCCGCTGCACCCCTGCCCCAacacacagggcagagcagggctccaacccagcagcaccaccacgagcccacacagccctgagcagctcccGCTGGTTCAGCTGCCACAAAGGGCCCAAATGGGGTCAAAACCAATGCCCTGATGTAACAACACACCATGGCCTCTATCCAGTTGCCCCAGCAAagctgggcacacctgggcagtCAGCCAGCGCCAGGCCCCGTGGGAACTCACTGCTGCTTGCGCCCACCAGCCGGGCCAGTTTGCGGAAGGAACGGGACTGGGACGTCCAGGTGTGGGGTTTTGAGTCGTCAATGTCCTCTAACATCCGCAGCTTCACAGGGTCACACACAGTGTCACTGgggggctccagcagctgtgggggctGCCTGTGAGTGACAGAGGGCACGAGCTCAGCACCAGGACTGGACCTTGCTCTGGAACAGGGAAGCACCCCTAAAGATGCCCTGGCATATGCCAACACTTCTGCCAGAGCCTGGCACTCACCGATGTTGCCCTGTGCCCCAGTTGGACCCATGGGCATCCCTGTGATATCAGAAAGAATGGTGGCACAACAATATTTGACCAGCCCATCTCTCCCCATATGGATCCACAGTCCCAGAGATACAAGAGCCTTGTGGAAATGCTGACAGCACTCACTCCTGATCAGCCCTGCAGCCATTCCATGGCCCCACATGACATTGTGCCCCAGGTCTGGTTTAGTTCCCTACCCTGCAACTCCTGACACCCCCAGCAAGGTGCTGtcagtgccagcagccaccCCTGCCCACTGCATCCAGCACATCTTGGCCTCCCCAGCttggtgccagcagtgcccagcgGGTCCTGCCTGAACACCCTGCATGAGGACACCTCATCTGGGGACAGCCTGCCTGGCTGGTGGGTGTCTGGGCAGGACCCTCCTGAGGTGAcggtcacagcagcagctgagcactggCAGTGCCTGTTGTGGGgtgagcacagggcagagcctgTGGCTCTGCCAAAAGCTTGGCTctaggaagaaggaaaggacaGGACAGAGGGTGGAGGataaggagaagagaaaaaacagcaacaggGCAAAGAGCTTCCCCTGAGTGACTGCAAGCAGTGACAGAGAACAAGCCTAGTGGGCTGAGCCCAGGGTGGGCAccctgtggctcctgctgctgccctggcacacGCTTCCCTTACCTGggctttttaattaattcatccTCACCATCCTCCACTGAGtacagcaggaaagaaaggggGAGATGGAGTCAGTCTGCAGCAACTAAGgtccaggaaaagcaggaagggaaaggaggaaaaccagcCTCTCCANNNNNNNNNNNNNNNNNNNNNNNNNNNNNNNNNNNNNNNNNNNNNNNNNNNNNNNNNNNNNNNNNNNNNNNNNNNNNNNNNNNNNNNNNNNNNNNNNNNNNNNNNNNNNNNNNNNNNNNNNNNNNNNNNNNNNNNNNNNNNNNNNNNNNNNNNNNNNNNNNNNNNNNNNNNNNNNNNNNNNNNNNNNNNNNNNNNNNNNNNNNNNNNNNNNNNNNNNNNNNNNNNNNNNNNNNNNNNNNNNNNNNNNNNNNNNNNNNNNNNNNNNNNNNNNNNNNNNNNNNNNNNNNNNNNNNNNNNNNNNNNNNNNNNNNNNNNNNNNNNNNNNNNNNNNNNNNNNNNNNNNNNNNNNNNNNNNNNNNNNNNNNNNNNNNNNNNNNNNNNNNNNNNNNNNNNNNNNNNNNNNNNNNNNNNNNNNNNNNNNNNNNNNNNNNNNNNNNNNNgctgctggggctgcctgtgAGTGACAGAGGGCAGGAACTTCAGCCAGCACCAAGCACAGACCCTGCTtcagcacagggcagtgctTCCAAAGGTGCCCTCAACAGAACCTGGCACTCACCACGGCTCCACTGTGCCCCAGCTGGACCCGTGGGCATCCCTGTGATATTGGAAAGAACAGTAGCACAACACTCAATATCTGaccacagcacagcccatccCTCAGAAATGCACTCCAGAACTAAGAGAAGTCAAAGACActcacccagctctgccctgccatCCTGCTGCCCCACTACAGGCTCACAGCACACTGTCCATTTGCTGCCTAGCACCTCCCAAAACCCCCAGCAAGGTGTTGTCAGTGCACCAGCCTTCTCATCCCTTTTCCTCAAGAAGCAATGGCAGAGCTTGGCCTCCCCAGcttgtgccagcagtgcccagcaggtTCTACCCACGACTTGACATTCTGTCTGGCCAGTGGGTGTCCTGGCAGGACTCTCCCAAGGTGATGGCCAGAGCAGTGGCTGAGCTCTGGCCATGCCCACTGTGGGGTGAGTGCAGGGTGAGCTCTGCACCTCCACCAACAGCTCAACTcttggagagggagagaaaaaacagcaacagagcAAAGAGCTTCCCCTGAGTGACTGCAAGCAGCAAGAGAGAACCAGGCACGTGGGCTGAGCCTGGGGTGGGCACCttgtggctcctgctgctgctccagcacatgCCCCCCTTACCTGGGCTTTTTAATAAGCTCTTCCTCACCATCGTCCACTGaatgcagcaggagaggaagggggAGATGGAGTCAGTCTGCAGCAACTGAGGCTCAGAGAtagtggaaagggaaaaggaacaggaaagggaaaaggactTCTCCTCCCAATGCCCACCTGCCCcaacacacagccctgcctggccatggggcagagcacagctccagcccagcaacACCACCACGagcccacacagccccaggcagctctgcctggcttAACTGCCCCATAGGGCCAAAACCAACACTCCACGAGGCACCAAAGCCTTTATCCAGCTGCAGTTTCCCCAGCAAAGCTGGGCAGTCAGCCAGTGCCAGGCCCTGTGGGAACTCACTGCTGTCTGCGCCCACCAGCCGCGACAGTTTGCGGAAGGAACGAGACTGGGAGGTCCAGCTGTGGGGCTTTGAGTCGTCAATGTCCTCTAACATCCGCAGCTTCACAGGGTCACACACAGGGGTGCTGGGGgactccagcagctgtgggggctGCCTGTGAGTGACAGAGTCATCTGTCAAATCTGACAGatctcctggggctgtcccccaccttccccagcacagaatcacagcacaCCAGTTCCAGAGATGCCACACCTTGTCTTACTCCCCACCCCACAACTCCTCCCTCAAAAAGGCTGGGCCTGTGAAGGACTGACTCTGGAATGACCACCACCACTCCTGGCAATTTGAAACTGGCCCCGAGGGCcagaaagagaaaggacagaGCAAGAATAAGCCAAGGTCAAAAAAACACCATCAGGGAAGCTGCACCACAGCTGTTTATGGCAGTGCCACCTGGCTCCGGGCAccgtgcccagcacagcccatcaGCCCTTGCCCAGCAAAGCCACATCCTGGGGAATGGATCACACACAAGACACTCCAGGgccccagcagctggcagagacaGGCAGCTGTCCCCTCTACACTGGGGACAGTTCGGTGCCAGGAGTGACCCACCCACATGGGCAGAGCGGCAcctgctgcccatcccaggCTGGCCCTGCCCCAGAGGATGGGGCACTGGCAGGGAAGAGGCATGCAGGGAGGATAGAGAGAGCAGGTAAAAGGCTTACTGACTTGTCAAGGCTCAGCACCTGtagggagagggaaagagaaagggaggagagaaagaaagaaaaaggaaagtgaaattAGATCTGCAGCACCCAAGAAGTTTCCAGAGCTCACCCATGGCCTGCATTAGTCCCCCTATCCCTGAATCTCACACAAAACTCGTCCAGGGCTGAGAGCACACTGGGAGCACAGGGGCAGATGCCGGCAGACCAGACTGTGCTCCCTTGGCCTCCAGAACAGGCCTGGATGCCCAGGGCAGTCAATGCCACATCCCGCCCCATTGCCCAAATCCTatggcagctctggcaggaggagcagggaccagcagctgctggacacatgcagcagagccaggggagaACCATGGGTCAGGGCTGGAGGCCATCACTCTGCCCAGccccttcctgcagccaggggaaCAGCAGGACTTCCCCAGGCAGGCaccagctgctgggcacagacaGCCACCGTTTCCCTGACACTGCAGATGCCAGCCAGTGTCCTGCCACAGCCACCGTGTCAAGCCTGGCAGGAGTCCCCACAGGCTGACACGTCGCTGAGCACAGGACTGGCACGAGCGTGGCTGCGTGTCCCTGTGTGTGACACTTCTGCTGTGCCACCTCAGCACCAGCCACCGGTTGCTCTGGCACGGGCACTGTCACCCGCTCCCACCCAGGGTGCCTGGCATGCAAGGcgcagcagggctgggcagcaggcTCCCCCCGATCCTCAGGGAGCAGGATGGACAGCAACATACCCGTTGTGCTGGGGGGTGCAGGCGGGCGCCAGGGGCGCGTACGTCACGGGTTTCGTCACCAGCCCGGGCCGTGGGTTCGGAGGTGAGCCGGCCCCGAAGGGCCGAGCTGTTTTGTTGAGGGCGGTGCTGGGAGCGAAGTTATATTTCAGGGGTTCAGAGCAGGGGAGTGAGTCCTGAGCGAGACAAAACACACAGACACGGGCTCACACGTCAAGCAGCATGCAAGGGGCAGCCCTGGGCCAGGCAGCGCAGCAGGCAGCCAGGTAGGAAAGCCGGACAGCACGTGCACCTTGGAGACCAGGCTCTGCCAGGCCGGCACTCACTCCACTGGGCACCTGGCCCAGTGACAGCAGGTCACAAACCCAGCCTGAGGGTCATTTGAAGATTAGTAGGTGCCCCGGACACTCGCTGCTGCCCGTGGCGGTGCATGCACACACGCCGACTGCAGCCATCCCATGGCACAAAGCTCAATACATGCAGGTGGCTTCAGGAGCCACTCgtcaccagccccagccctgcctccctgtgccagggcactCCCCAGCACTAGCAAACATGGTGCTGCACCTGCCCAGCCTCCTCCCCTGTGCTGGCCCCTCTGCATCTCTGCCCAcacccagcaccagcagggGCACAGGCAGTCTGGGCCCAGGCACCTACAGGGCAGATCCCGCTCCCTCTGATCCTCCACAGTGCCAGAGGTCaaagctgctcctccagctgggTTTTCTAGACCTCCATACACACCCCAGCCCCCTAAAAGCCCCAGCAGCAAAGTCCATTTGTT
The Parus major isolate Abel chromosome 13, Parus_major1.1, whole genome shotgun sequence DNA segment above includes these coding regions:
- the PDLIM7 gene encoding PDZ and LIM domain protein 7 isoform X4; its protein translation is MGDMESYKVMLNGPAPWGFRLQGGKDFSMPLSISRLTLGGKAAQAGVGVGDWVLYIDGESTSAMTHIEAQNRIRACGDRLCLTLSRAQNQLGKPQKVLSLDKQPPQLLESPSTPVCDPVKLRMLEDIDDSKPHSWTSQSRSFRKLSRLVGADSMDDGEEELIKKPRDAHGSSWGTVEPWQPQQPLEPPSTPGCDPGKLRMLEDAEGWQPRTGTSQSRSFRRLAQLTGTDGMEDGEDEIVKKPRDSRGSSWGTVEQRQSPQPLEPPSTPGCNPGKLRLIEDAEDWQPRTGTSQSRTFRRLAQLTGTDSSMEDHDDVFVRKPSQVSVPDPSPGATMKTEPGLAPRTPSATPSPTSRPPWAVDPSFAERYAPDKTSTVVSKHSQPATPTPMQNRSSIVQAAQQAPEGPGRTPLCYKCNKVIRGRYLVALGHYYHPEEFTCCQCRKVLDEGGFFEEKGSIFCPKCYDTRYAPSCAKCKKKITGEVMHALKMTWHVQCFTCNACKTPIRNRAFYMEEGQPYCERDYEKMFGTKCRGCDFKIDAGDRFLEALGFSWHDTCFVCAICQTNLEGKTFYSKKDKPLCKSHAFSHV
- the PDLIM7 gene encoding PDZ and LIM domain protein 7 isoform X5 translates to MGDMESYKVMLNGPAPWGFRLQGGKDFSMPLSISRLTLGGKAAQAGVGVGDWVLYIDGESTSAMTHIEAQNRIRACGDRLCLTLSRAQNQLGKPQKDSLPCSEPLKYNFAPSTALNKTARPFGAGSPPNPRPGLVTKPVTYAPLAPACTPQHNGQPPQLLEPPSDTVCDPVKLRMLEDIDDSKPHTWTSQSRSFRKLARLVGASSMDDGEEEPVKKPRDSHGSSWGTVEQRQSPQPLEPPSTPGCNPGKLRLIEDAEDWQPRTGTSQSRTFRRLAQLTGTDSSMEDHDDVFVRKPSQVSVPDPSPGATMKTEPGLAPRTPSATPSPTSRPPWAVDPSFAERYAPDKTSTVVSKHSQPATPTPMQNRSSIVQAAQQAPEGPGRTPLCYKCNKVIRGRYLVALGHYYHPEEFTCCQCRKVLDEGGFFEEKGSIFCPKCYDTRYAPSCAKCKKKITGEVMHALKMTWHVQCFTCNACKTPIRNRAFYMEEGQPYCERDYEKMFGTKCRGCDFKIDAGDRFLEALGFSWHDTCFVCAICQTNLEGKTFYSKKDKPLCKSHAFSHV
- the PDLIM7 gene encoding PDZ and LIM domain protein 7 isoform X1, with product MGDMESYKVMLNGPAPWGFRLQGGKDFSMPLSISRLTLGGKAAQAGVGVGDWVLYIDGESTSAMTHIEAQNRIRACGDRLCLTLSRAQNQLGKPQKDSLPCSEPLKYNFAPSTALNKTARPFGAGSPPNPRPGLVTKPVTYAPLAPACTPQHNGQPPQLLEPPSDTVCDPVKLRMLEDIDDSKPHTWTSQSRSFRKLARLVGASSMDDGEEEPVKKPRRVLPQAPTWVGVAGDSHNTLLEMLGGAGQQLALVFCVPFGCGAAARLLVSISTWLVPPWGCGCIWQGWSNSDCCAAVFSHVTGIPMGPAGAQWSSGECQDLAEVLACARSPLEALPCAAVLGRACAEFLPSVTHRQPQQPLEPPSTPGCDPGKLRMLEDAEGWQPRTGTSQSRSFRRLAQLTGTDGMEDGEDEIVKKPRDSRGSSWGTVEQRQSPQPLEPPSTPGCNPGKLRLIEDAEDWQPRTGTSQSRTFRRLAQLTGTDSSMEDHDDVFVRKPSQVSVPDPSPGATMKTEPGLAPRTPSATPSPTSRPPWAVDPSFAERYAPDKTSTVVSKHSQPATPTPMQNRSSIVQAAQQAPEGPGRTPLCYKCNKVIRGRYLVALGHYYHPEEFTCCQCRKVLDEGGFFEEKGSIFCPKCYDTRYAPSCAKCKKKITGEVMHALKMTWHVQCFTCNACKTPIRNRAFYMEEGQPYCERDYEKMFGTKCRGCDFKIDAGDRFLEALGFSWHDTCFVCAICQTNLEGKTFYSKKDKPLCKSHAFSHV
- the PDLIM7 gene encoding PDZ and LIM domain protein 7 isoform X2 → MGDMESYKVMLNGPAPWGFRLQGGKDFSMPLSISRLTLGGKAAQAGVGVGDWVLYIDGESTSAMTHIEAQNRIRACGDRLCLTLSRAQNQLGKPQKVLSLDKQPPQLLEPPSDTVCDPVKLRMLEDIDDSKPHTWTSQSRSFRKLARLVGASSMDDGEEEPVKKPRRVLPQAPTWVGVAGDSHNTLLEMLGGAGQQLALVFCVPFGCGAAARLLVSISTWLVPPWGCGCIWQGWSNSDCCAAVFSHVTGIPMGPAGAQWSSGECQDLAEVLACARSPLEALPCAAVLGRACAEFLPSVTHRQPQQPLEPPSTPGCDPGKLRMLEDAEGWQPRTGTSQSRSFRRLAQLTGTDGMEDGEDEIVKKPRDSRGSSWGTVEQRQSPQPLEPPSTPGCNPGKLRLIEDAEDWQPRTGTSQSRTFRRLAQLTGTDSSMEDHDDVFVRKPSQVSVPDPSPGATMKTEPGLAPRTPSATPSPTSRPPWAVDPSFAERYAPDKTSTVVSKHSQPATPTPMQNRSSIVQAAQQAPEGPGRTPLCYKCNKVIRGRYLVALGHYYHPEEFTCCQCRKVLDEGGFFEEKGSIFCPKCYDTRYAPSCAKCKKKITGEVMHALKMTWHVQCFTCNACKTPIRNRAFYMEEGQPYCERDYEKMFGTKCRGCDFKIDAGDRFLEALGFSWHDTCFVCAICQTNLEGKTFYSKKDKPLCKSHAFSHV
- the PDLIM7 gene encoding PDZ and LIM domain protein 7 isoform X6, with product MLEDIDDSKPHTWTSQSRSFRKLARLVGASSMDDGEEEPVKKPRRVLPQAPTWVGVAGDSHNTLLEMLGGAGQQLALVFCVPFGCGAAARLLVSISTWLVPPWGCGCIWQGWSNSDCCAAVFSHVTGIPMGPAGAQWSSGECQDLAEVLACARSPLEALPCAAVLGRACAEFLPSVTHRQPQQPLEPPSTPGCDPGKLRMLEDAEGWQPRTGTSQSRSFRRLAQLTGTDGMEDGEDEIVKKPRDSRGSSWGTVEQRQSPQPLEPPSTPGCNPGKLRLIEDAEDWQPRTGTSQSRTFRRLAQLTGTDSSMEDHDDVFVRKPSQVSVPDPSPGATMKTEPGLAPRTPSATPSPTSRPPWAVDPSFAERYAPDKTSTVVSKHSQPATPTPMQNRSSIVQAAQQAPEGPGRTPLCYKCNKVIRGRYLVALGHYYHPEEFTCCQCRKVLDEGGFFEEKGSIFCPKCYDTRYAPSCAKCKKKITGEVMHALKMTWHVQCFTCNACKTPIRNRAFYMEEGQPYCERDYEKMFGTKCRGCDFKIDAGDRFLEALGFSWHDTCFVCAICQTNLEGKTFYSKKDKPLCKSHAFSHV
- the PDLIM7 gene encoding PDZ and LIM domain protein 7 isoform X3; protein product: MGDMESYKVMLNGPAPWGFRLQGGKDFSMPLSISRLTLGGKAAQAGVGVGDWVLYIDGESTSAMTHIEAQNRIRACGDRLCLTLSRAQNQLGKPQKDSLPCSEPLKYNFAPSTALNKTARPFGAGSPPNPRPGLVTKPVTYAPLAPACTPQHNGQPPQLLEPPSDTVCDPVKLRMLEDIDDSKPHTWTSQSRSFRKLARLVGASSMDDGEEEPVKKPRDSHGSSWGTVEQRQPQQPLEPPSTPGCDPGKLRMLEDAEGWQPRTGTSQSRSFRRLAQLTGTDGMEDGEDEIVKKPRDSRGSSWGTVEQRQSPQPLEPPSTPGCNPGKLRLIEDAEDWQPRTGTSQSRTFRRLAQLTGTDSSMEDHDDVFVRKPSQVSVPDPSPGATMKTEPGLAPRTPSATPSPTSRPPWAVDPSFAERYAPDKTSTVVSKHSQPATPTPMQNRSSIVQAAQQAPEGPGRTPLCYKCNKVIRGRYLVALGHYYHPEEFTCCQCRKVLDEGGFFEEKGSIFCPKCYDTRYAPSCAKCKKKITGEVMHALKMTWHVQCFTCNACKTPIRNRAFYMEEGQPYCERDYEKMFGTKCRGCDFKIDAGDRFLEALGFSWHDTCFVCAICQTNLEGKTFYSKKDKPLCKSHAFSHV